One Thermococcus eurythermalis DNA segment encodes these proteins:
- a CDS encoding 50S ribosomal protein L14e codes for MPAIEVGRIAVVIAGRRAGQKVVVADIIDKNFVLVTGAGLNKVKRRRMNVKHLEPLPEKINIERGASDEEIKKALEEAGVSLE; via the coding sequence ATGCCAGCTATTGAGGTCGGAAGGATTGCTGTCGTTATAGCCGGAAGGAGGGCCGGTCAGAAGGTTGTCGTTGCTGACATAATCGACAAGAACTTCGTCCTCGTTACCGGCGCTGGCCTCAACAAGGTCAAGCGCAGGAGGATGAACGTCAAGCACCTCGAGCCCCTTCCGGAGAAGATTAACATTGAGCGCGGTGCCTCCGACGAGGAGATAAAGAAGGCCCTCGAAGAGGCCGGCGTAAGCCTTGAGTGA
- a CDS encoding type II toxin-antitoxin system HicB family antitoxin, producing the protein MQLHAVIWEEEGVYVIREVFTGVTTQGETIEEAIENLKEAVELYLEEFPELSFTKS; encoded by the coding sequence ATGCAACTCCACGCCGTCATCTGGGAGGAAGAGGGCGTTTACGTCATCCGGGAGGTCTTCACAGGGGTTACCACTCAGGGAGAGACGATAGAAGAGGCAATTGAGAACCTCAAAGAGGCCGTTGAGCTGTACCTTGAGGAGTTTCCAGAGCTGAGCTTCACAAAGAGTTAA
- a CDS encoding 50S ribosomal protein L34e yields MKPMYRSRSWRRKYVRTPGGRTVVHFERRKPKVAHCAMCGRPLNGVPRGRPSELRKLPKTAKRPERPMPHLCPSCMRKVMKAQVRSAIAL; encoded by the coding sequence ATGAAGCCGATGTACCGCTCAAGGTCATGGAGGAGGAAGTACGTCAGGACTCCGGGAGGAAGGACTGTAGTCCACTTTGAGAGGAGGAAGCCCAAGGTTGCCCACTGTGCTATGTGCGGAAGGCCCCTCAACGGCGTTCCGCGCGGAAGGCCGAGCGAGCTCAGGAAGCTTCCGAAGACCGCAAAGAGGCCCGAGAGGCCGATGCCGCACCTCTGCCCGAGCTGCATGAGGAAGGTCATGAAGGCTCAGGTAAGATCCGCCATAGCCCTCTGA
- a CDS encoding RNA-guided pseudouridylation complex pseudouridine synthase subunit Cbf5: protein MARDEVRRILPADIKREVLVKDEKAETNPKWGFPPEKRPIEMHMQFGIINLDKPPGPTSHEVVAWIKKLFNLSKAGHGGTLDPKVSGVLPVALERATRVVQALLPAGKEYVALMHLHGDVPEDKIFAVMKEFQGEIIQRPPLRSAVKRRLRTRKVYYIDVLEIEGRDVLFRVGVEAGTYIRSLIHHIGLALGVGAHMAELRRTRSGPFKEDETLVTLHDLVDYYHFWKEDGIEEYFRKAIQPMEKAVEHLPKVWIRDSAVAAVTHGADLAVPGIVKLHKGIKKGDLVAIMTLKDELVALGKATMTSGEMLQRSKGIAVDVDKVFMPRDWYPKLW, encoded by the coding sequence ATGGCGAGGGACGAAGTGAGGAGAATCCTTCCCGCTGACATAAAGAGGGAGGTGCTCGTTAAAGACGAGAAGGCCGAGACGAACCCGAAGTGGGGCTTTCCCCCTGAGAAGAGGCCCATTGAGATGCACATGCAGTTCGGCATAATCAACCTCGACAAGCCCCCCGGACCGACGAGCCACGAAGTTGTCGCGTGGATTAAGAAGCTCTTCAACCTCAGCAAGGCCGGCCACGGCGGAACCCTCGACCCCAAGGTCAGCGGCGTTTTACCGGTTGCCCTCGAGAGGGCTACGAGGGTCGTCCAGGCGCTCCTCCCTGCCGGTAAGGAGTACGTGGCCCTGATGCACCTCCACGGTGACGTTCCCGAGGACAAAATCTTCGCCGTTATGAAGGAGTTCCAGGGGGAGATAATCCAGAGACCACCTCTGAGGAGTGCCGTCAAGAGACGCTTGAGGACGAGGAAGGTCTACTACATCGACGTGCTTGAGATTGAGGGCAGGGACGTGCTCTTCCGCGTTGGTGTCGAGGCCGGAACCTACATCCGTTCGCTCATCCACCACATAGGCCTGGCCTTGGGCGTTGGAGCGCATATGGCCGAGTTGCGCCGTACCAGAAGCGGTCCCTTCAAGGAGGACGAGACGCTGGTGACGCTTCACGATTTGGTGGACTACTACCACTTCTGGAAGGAGGACGGCATCGAGGAGTACTTCAGGAAGGCGATACAGCCGATGGAGAAGGCGGTTGAACACCTGCCCAAGGTTTGGATTAGGGATTCCGCCGTTGCGGCGGTAACGCACGGCGCGGACCTGGCCGTCCCCGGAATAGTCAAGCTCCACAAGGGCATAAAGAAGGGTGACCTCGTTGCGATAATGACCCTCAAGGACGAGCTGGTTGCCCTCGGAAAGGCCACGATGACGAGCGGTGAGATGCTCCAGCGGAGCAAGGGCATAGCGGTTGACGTTGACAAGGTCTTCATGCCGAGGGACTGGTATCCGAAGCTGTGGTAG
- the cmk gene encoding (d)CMP kinase — protein sequence MPKGCLVITVSGLAGSGTTTLCRNLARHYGFKHIYAGLIFRQMAEEMGMTLQEFQKYAELHPEIDREVDRRQVEAANECNVVIEGRLAGWMVKNADLKIWLGAPMMERAKRVAQREGISVEEAYIQIAEREKQNRKRYLNLYGIDIEDKSIYDLIINTAKWGPDGVFAIVKAAIDHLYPDGDAGSNKN from the coding sequence ATGCCGAAGGGCTGCCTCGTAATAACCGTCAGCGGTCTGGCCGGTTCCGGAACCACCACCCTCTGCAGGAACCTGGCCAGGCACTACGGCTTCAAGCATATCTACGCCGGACTGATATTCCGGCAGATGGCCGAGGAAATGGGTATGACCCTCCAGGAGTTCCAGAAGTATGCGGAGCTCCACCCTGAGATAGACCGCGAGGTTGACAGGAGACAGGTCGAGGCAGCCAATGAGTGTAACGTCGTTATTGAGGGTCGCCTCGCTGGGTGGATGGTCAAAAACGCTGACCTCAAGATATGGCTCGGTGCTCCCATGATGGAGCGCGCCAAGAGGGTCGCCCAGAGAGAAGGCATCTCCGTTGAGGAGGCCTACATCCAGATTGCCGAGAGGGAAAAGCAGAACAGGAAAAGGTATTTAAACCTCTACGGTATCGACATCGAGGACAAGTCCATTTACGACTTGATTATAAACACTGCCAAATGGGGTCCCGATGGGGTCTTCGCGATTGTGAAGGCCGCCATCGACCACCTTTACCCCGACGGTGACGCGGGGTCAAACAAAAATTAA
- a CDS encoding DUF106 domain-containing protein, which translates to MIEGIYQFLDSIFGPFILNYHPIWVITVAGAIIGGFYTLIYYFFTDIEKHKKLQELAKEVQKEMREAQKSGDEKKIRKAQQKQLELMRMQSELMKQQMVPMFLTMPLFMIFFGWLRRWYVEVAIAKAPFDFFVFDLFHRWQHSALPPSELGYVGWYFLTSYAVGMILRKLLDMG; encoded by the coding sequence ATGATTGAGGGGATATACCAGTTCCTTGACAGCATTTTTGGGCCGTTCATACTGAACTACCACCCAATCTGGGTAATCACGGTAGCTGGCGCAATAATCGGTGGTTTCTATACGCTGATCTACTACTTCTTCACGGACATCGAAAAGCACAAGAAGCTCCAGGAGCTTGCCAAGGAAGTCCAGAAGGAGATGAGAGAGGCCCAGAAGAGCGGTGACGAGAAGAAGATTAGGAAGGCCCAGCAGAAACAGCTGGAGCTCATGAGAATGCAGAGTGAGCTGATGAAGCAACAGATGGTGCCGATGTTCCTCACGATGCCACTCTTCATGATATTCTTTGGCTGGCTCAGGAGATGGTATGTGGAAGTGGCAATAGCTAAGGCACCGTTTGACTTCTTCGTCTTTGACCTCTTCCACAGGTGGCAGCACTCCGCCCTTCCCCCGAGCGAGCTCGGTTACGTTGGATGGTACTTCCTTACCAGCTACGCTGTGGGTATGATACTTAGAAAGCTCCTTGACATGGGATAA